TGGCGATCGACGTGTGCTCGCCGTCGTAGGTCAACTCGGCGTAGATCTCGTCCGAGAAGACCGTCAGGTCGTGCTCGCGGGCGAACTCCGCGACCGGCTCGAGATCGGCCGCGGGCATGATCGCTCCCGTCGGGTTGTTGGGGTAACAGAGGACGAGCACGTCCGCCTCGGCCGCGCCGGCCTCCTCGAGGCCCTCGACGGTCAGCCGGAAGTCGTCCTCCTTCGTGGTCGGAACCGGGAGCACCTCGCCGCCGGCGAAGATCACGCCGGGCTCGTAGGAGATGTACGACGGCTGGGCGATCGCGACCGTGTCGCCGGGGTCGACGAACGCCCGGAACGCCAGATCGACAGCCTCGCTCGCGCCCGCCGTGACGATGATCTCCTCGTCCGGACCGTAGCCCAGATCGAACCGGTCGGCGACGTAGTCGGCGATCGCCTCGCGGAGTTCGCGCTTGCCACGGTTCGCGGTGTAGGAGGTCTTCCCCTGCTCGAGCGAGGCGATCGCGGCGTCGCGGGCGGCCCACGGCGTCGCGAAGTCGGGTTCGCCCACGCCCAGCGAGATGACCTCGTCGCGCTCCTCGGCGATCTCGAAGAAGCGCCGAATCCCCGACGGCGGGACCGCCTGCACGCGGTCTGACAGTTCGAACGTCATGGTCAGGGTGAGAACGAGAGGCGGTCGTCGCCCTCGCCGTCGCCGAGTTCGATCCCGTTTTCCTTGTAGGAGGTCATCACGTAGTGGGTGACCGTCTGGGTAATCTCGGGAACGGGAGCGACCTTCTCGCTGATGAACTGCGAGACCTCGCGGATGGAGTCGCCCTCGACTTCCATATCGAAGTCGTAGTCGCCGCTGATAAGCCGCAGGGCTTTCACCTGCGGGAACCGGGCGAGGCGCTCCGCGATGTCGTCGTACCCCGTCTCGCGGTCGAGCGTGACGTTCAACTCGACCTCGGCTCGGACGCGCTCGTCCGCCAGCTTGTCCCAGTCGACGACCGCCTGGTAGCCCCGGAGGACGCCTGCCGCCTCGAGCTCCTCGATGGTCGCCTCGACCTCGTCTTCCTCGAGGTCGGTCATTCGCGCGATATCGGCCGTGGAGTACCGCGCGTTCTCACGAAGCAACTCGAGCACCTCGCGTTCGCTCATACCGCTTGGAAGCGCGAGCGCGAGTAAAGTTCTAACGTTGTTCGGCTGGCGACCGCGAGGGGACAGACGCCGCCGTCGCCGAACGGACGGATACCGGACGCGGGCCGGCGAGTTGCTCGGAGCGGACGGTCCGTCGGCTACGCCGTGGGGTGTACAAGCCGGCGAGGAAGACGAGACGACACACGATGCATCGACGCGGAGAGCGATCCGCCGGCCGCGTGGGCCGACCGCGACGCGTCCGTCGCCCTCTGGGAGCCGTTCGAGACGGTCGGGGCGGTGTTCCGTGAAACCGCGCGGGACGACGCGCTCGCGGCGATTCACGCGACCCTGCTGGTCGGCTGCGGGGGAGAGCTCGGCGAGAGGCGCTGCCCCGGCTGGTGTCAGCGATAGTTCTTGAACAACAGCGCCCGCACGTCGTCTTTCGTCTGGACCTGTTCCGTCGAGCCGTCCGGGAGTTCGACGGTGTATCGGTAGTCTGCCGAGTCCGATTCACCCCACTTGTCGTCGTGGGTCTCGAGCAGACTCATCATCTCGTCGAGCATATCGTCGTCGTCGGCCGAGCCGTCGCCCTCGTCGGTCGTGTCGTCGGCCCCGTCCTCACCCTCGTCGCCGTCGTCGGCCGCGTCCGCCTCGGTCGCCGCGTCGTCCCCGCTCGAGCCACCGGACTCCCCCTCGTCCGGGACGGAATCGGCGTCGTCGGTCGTCTCGTCCAGAACGTCGTCGGTCCCCGTGGGCTCGCCCTCGACGTAGGAGACTTCCTCGAGTTCGTGCGGGTCGGCGTCGCCGTCGATCGCGGCACCCACCGAGGCGGAGACGTCGTCGGTCGCCGAGGAGTCGAACTCGTCGGCGTCGATCTCGATCTCCTCGTCCAGATTGTCGATCAGGAACTGAACGGCGTCCCGCTCGCGGACGAAGCCGTACTTGCCAACGACGGATTCGGAGATCTCCTCGCGAAGGTGCTGGATGAACGCGTACTGTTCGTCGGTGACCTCGAGCGTCTTCATACCCTGTCGATGCGGCCGGGGGTACAAATATGTAAGTCGTCACGATCGGTCGACAGTCAGTCTCGGGACGGGGAGCGCTGGAATTAAGGGGGTCGAACGACGGGTTCCGAACGATCATGGACGAGTTGCTCGAACTCGCTGACGTCGTCGGCGATTCGGAGCTCGAGGGGGTCTTCGTGTGGCTCATCCGACTGATCGGCGTGCTCGCCGTCCTCCTGGGTCTCGGAAGCTGGTTGCTGGTCGACGTGGGAGTGGTCCTCCCGCTGGCGCTGATCGTCGGCGGGCTCGTACTGATTATCGCCCCCTGGATTCTCCTCTTCGTCGCGGAGCTGGCCTGAGAGGCCGGCGATCGCTCGCCGCCGGCCCTCCGATTCGAACGGACCGACCGCCTCGAGCGTGACGATTAAGGCCGAACGAGCCGAATCCTCGAACATGGTTCTCAAAGAGTCCGAGTCGGAACTCGAGGCCGGCGACGTCGCACCGGATTTCGAACTCGAGGGCGTCGACGGCGAGACGTACACGCTCGCGTCTTTCGGCGACGACGAGGCGCTGTTGGTCGTGTTCACGTGCAATCACTGCCCGTACGCACAGGCGAAGTTCGAGCTACTGAACGAGCTGGCCGACGAGTACGACGACGTCTCGGTCGTCGGCATCAACGCCAACGACGCCGCGGAGTACCCCGACGATTCGTTCGAGAAGATGCGGGAGTTCGTCGCGG
The Natrinema salaciae genome window above contains:
- a CDS encoding Lrp/AsnC family transcriptional regulator, yielding MSEREVLELLRENARYSTADIARMTDLEEDEVEATIEELEAAGVLRGYQAVVDWDKLADERVRAEVELNVTLDRETGYDDIAERLARFPQVKALRLISGDYDFDMEVEGDSIREVSQFISEKVAPVPEITQTVTHYVMTSYKENGIELGDGEGDDRLSFSP
- a CDS encoding pyridoxal phosphate-dependent aminotransferase, with protein sequence MTFELSDRVQAVPPSGIRRFFEIAEERDEVISLGVGEPDFATPWAARDAAIASLEQGKTSYTANRGKRELREAIADYVADRFDLGYGPDEEIIVTAGASEAVDLAFRAFVDPGDTVAIAQPSYISYEPGVIFAGGEVLPVPTTKEDDFRLTVEGLEEAGAAEADVLVLCYPNNPTGAIMPAADLEPVAEFAREHDLTVFSDEIYAELTYDGEHTSIASLEGMRERTVVFNGFSKAHAMTGLRLGYALGPADAIGAMNKIHQYTMLSAPTTAQYAAIEALDSCANDVREMVDQYDRRRRFVLSRFREIGMDVFEAKGAFYCFPEVPEGFTAEEFAEAVLREQGVAVVPGDVFGDVGEGHLRVSYATGLEDLRRALNRIEAFVADHA